In Topomyia yanbarensis strain Yona2022 chromosome 2, ASM3024719v1, whole genome shotgun sequence, one DNA window encodes the following:
- the LOC131684163 gene encoding serine/arginine repetitive matrix protein 2-like, translated as MSTSILPVIIKILEESGEEGLHTRTLLAKVRDLPGIRSVPPRNIRQAFDDKLKIANDCGLVTQREDRVRLAVNCHSPEGPSFYSALENLERNFHELQPQSDAVAASASKRYPQRERSMTRTVTNGSGAPNRRAAVRTSARSSTQPAPGRSRSRSSSSRRQPRSRRQSASRSVTNVSPPPNRKAAARGSTQPTTSRRSRSRSSGSGRQSRSRRQSTSRSRR; from the exons ATGTCAACTTCAATTCTCCCGGTGATCATCAAGATTTTGGAAGAATCTGGCGAGGAAG GCTTGCACACTAGAACGCTGCTGGCGAAAGTTCGCGATCTGCCTGGCATTCGATCGGTTCCACCCCGAAACATTCGGCAGGCATTCGATGACAAACTGAAGATCGCCAACGACTGTGGTCTTGTAACGCAGCGTGAAGACCGCGTGCGGTTAGCGGTGAACTGCCATTCCCCCGAGGGACCCAGTTTCTATTCGGCCCTGGAAAATTTAGAAAGGAACTTCCACGAATTGCAACCACAGTCCGATGCAGTCGCAGCGTCTGCTAGCAAACGTTATCCGCAGCGAGAGCGCTCTATGACCCGTACGGTTACCAACGGATCGGGTGCACCGAATCGGAGAGCTGCGGTTCGAACATCCGCTCGAAGTTCCACGCAGCCAGCACCCGGCCGTTCAAGATCTAGATCTAGCAGCAGCAGAAGACAGCCCCGTTCTCGCCGTCAATCTGCTTCCCGCTCGGTTACCAACGTATCGCCTCCACCGAATCGGAAAGCTGCGGCTCGAGGTTCCACgcagccaacaacatccaggcGTTCAAGATCTAGATCTAGCGGCAGCGGAAGACAGTCTCGTTCTCGTCGTCAATCTACTTCCCGCAGCCGTCGTTGA